In Diaphorobacter ruginosibacter, the genomic stretch ATCGGCGCGCGCGCGCGCCTGGATGCCTTCCTGGACCAGGAAGGCCGCTACGAGATCGGCCAGGAAGTCCTGCCGGTCGACCCGCTCAAGTTCAAGGACAGCCGCAAGTACCCCGAGCGCCTGAAGGAAGCGCTGGAGCACACTGGCGAAACCGACGCGCTGGTCGTCATGGGCGGTGCGGTCAAGAGCGTGAACGTGGTCGCTGCCTGCTTTGAGTTCGAGTTCATGGGCGGCTCCATGGGCTCCGTGGTCGGCGAGCGCTTCGTGCGCGGCGTGGAAACCGCCATCGAGCAGAAGGTGCCGTTCATCTGCTTCACCGCCACCGGTGGTGCGCGCATGCAGGAAGGCCTGCTCTCGCTTATGCAGATGGCCAAGACCAATGCGGCGCTCACGCGCCTGGCGAAGAAGGGCCTGCCCTATATCAGTGTGCTGACCGACCCGACCATGGGCGGTGTCTCCGCCGGCTTCGCATTCGTCGGCGACATCGTGATTGCCGAGCCCAAGGCCCTGATCGGCTTCGCCGGCCCGCGCGTGATCGAATCCACAGTGCGTGTGAAGCTGCCCGAAGGCTTCCAGCGTGCCGAGTTCCTGCAGACCAAGGGTGCCGTCGACTTCATCTGCGACCGCCGCGAGCTGCGCCAGACCATCGCCCAGTCGCTGGCGATGCTGCAGCGCCTGCCGGTGGATGCCGTGGCCTGACCTGCCGCGCATTCCGCAGCAGTTTCTCCTGCAAGACGCCGTCCCCCGATCACGGGAGACGGCGTTTTTTCATTCTCGCAGGGGAGCTGGAGATGATGGCTGGGCTGGGTGGTACGGAGTGCCTCCCCCTACACCCACGGCTCGGCAAGCCCCTCCGTCTGGATCGCACGCCGGATCGCCGGTCGCTCCAGCATCCGCTGCAAATACGAACCCAGCAACGGCCTGGTGCGCGCCGGCCTCGCGAAGCCCCTGGTCCATCGGCAGAGCATGAACACATAGGGATCCAGGATCGTGTACTGCGCCCCGAGCAGCCAGGGGCCGCCGCTCGCTTGAAGCCGCGACTCCAGCTGATCCAGCATGAGGCCCACATTCGACTCCGCATGCGCCTTCACCTGGCTGGCGCCGACCACGTTGCCGGCATCCACCGAACGCTCGGGATAGAAATACACAATCAATGCCGCTTGCAGCGTGTTCGTGAGCCACATGAGCCACTTGTACAGTTCGGCCCGTTCGGGCGTCGCCAAAGAGGGCGCCATGCTGCTTTCGGGATGCGTGTCGGCCAGATGGAGGCAAATGGCTGCCGTCTCGTACAGCACCATGTCACCGTCAAGCAATACCGGAATCAATCCGTTCGGGTTCAGTCGCAGATAGTCTGCCGACTTGTGCGCATTCAGCTTGCGATCGACGAGCACCAGTTCGAAAGGCTGCCCGATTTCCTCCAGGACCATGTGGGGAGCCATGCTGGCGTTGCCAGGGTAATAGAACAGTTTCTTGGTGGCCATGGGGATGAACGTCGATTGCTGTTTCACGGATTGTCTTGCACCTTGTGGCGCTTCGACCGGCTGCCTGATGATCCGTCGGACATACTTACGCAGCGGCAATGCCCATCAGGCTCATCTGCAGGTGCCCGAGGACGATCATCACGACCTGCAGGAGAATCAGCGCCACGAGCGACGAGAAATCGATGCCCCCCATCAGCGGCACATAGCGGCGGATCGGCCGCAGCAGCGGCTCGCACAGCCTGTCGATCACGCCGCTGATGGGAGAGCGTGTCTGCACCCA encodes the following:
- a CDS encoding glutathione S-transferase family protein, with amino-acid sequence MATKKLFYYPGNASMAPHMVLEEIGQPFELVLVDRKLNAHKSADYLRLNPNGLIPVLLDGDMVLYETAAICLHLADTHPESSMAPSLATPERAELYKWLMWLTNTLQAALIVYFYPERSVDAGNVVGASQVKAHAESNVGLMLDQLESRLQASGGPWLLGAQYTILDPYVFMLCRWTRGFARPARTRPLLGSYLQRMLERPAIRRAIQTEGLAEPWV
- the accD gene encoding acetyl-CoA carboxylase, carboxyltransferase subunit beta is translated as MSWLEKLLPSKIQQTDPAERRQMPEGLWIKCPSCESVLYKADLEHNQMVCPTCGHHHRIGARARLDAFLDQEGRYEIGQEVLPVDPLKFKDSRKYPERLKEALEHTGETDALVVMGGAVKSVNVVAACFEFEFMGGSMGSVVGERFVRGVETAIEQKVPFICFTATGGARMQEGLLSLMQMAKTNAALTRLAKKGLPYISVLTDPTMGGVSAGFAFVGDIVIAEPKALIGFAGPRVIESTVRVKLPEGFQRAEFLQTKGAVDFICDRRELRQTIAQSLAMLQRLPVDAVA